From one Haloarcula halobia genomic stretch:
- a CDS encoding transposase, with amino-acid sequence MLKLVGELDIFDDGVTVAQDPTLVKSALADSDLTIGSGNTQVWYFPISAGVENQFRLVWNIDLFDSKDQTHDKFKDRLEIIDKIIGVKNLCLDGEYDSERVIEACEDIVSENWLIGTGYNPEREDFPSEEELPNPGDSTIWGGVSVGDKDVNLVAVHRYGEDSQVQLFFTNIEEDGMDTDEILALHNRRQAIETTIQEVKELRPEIGVEDRDHQFFSMCMATYLYNIYMLTKILYTPKYQLGLTPNKSEILTGVIEVCAGDYPKYNDGV; translated from the coding sequence ATGCTAAAACTAGTCGGAGAGCTTGACATTTTCGACGACGGCGTTACTGTCGCCCAAGATCCAACCCTTGTGAAGAGTGCCCTCGCGGACTCTGATTTAACGATCGGTTCCGGCAATACACAAGTGTGGTATTTTCCGATCTCTGCGGGTGTTGAGAATCAGTTCCGTTTGGTCTGGAACATCGATCTGTTCGATTCGAAAGACCAAACGCATGATAAATTCAAAGACAGATTAGAGATTATAGACAAAATCATTGGTGTGAAGAATCTCTGCCTCGATGGCGAATACGATTCGGAACGAGTTATAGAGGCATGCGAGGATATTGTTTCCGAAAACTGGCTAATCGGGACAGGGTATAACCCTGAACGCGAAGATTTTCCCTCAGAAGAAGAGCTGCCAAATCCAGGGGATTCAACGATCTGGGGTGGGGTAAGTGTCGGAGATAAAGACGTCAATTTGGTAGCAGTACACCGATACGGCGAGGACTCGCAAGTGCAATTGTTTTTCACGAATATCGAGGAAGACGGTATGGATACAGATGAGATTTTGGCGCTCCATAATCGGAGACAGGCAATTGAGACAACGATACAAGAAGTGAAGGAACTCAGACCGGAGATAGGAGTTGAGGATCGAGATCACCAGTTCTTTTCGATGTGTATGGCTACGTATTTGTACAATATATACATGCTGACAAAGATACTCTATACCCCAAAGTATCAATTAGGGTTGACTCCGAATAAGTCGGAGATCTTGACGGGTGTGATAGAGGTCTGTGCTGGCGACTACCCGAAGTACAACGATGGAGTGTAA
- a CDS encoding HNH endonuclease: MTDHRGSDEPVDQETRDQALSRDDWRQFCGVVGPTRGGYARLEIHHKERNPDHMEEHDLKNLVTLCRHCHGWFHRKPTADDVETEPCLPTGQNCSRRISRSWAISNRMAPPRPAR; this comes from the coding sequence ATGACGGACCACCGCGGCTCCGACGAACCAGTCGATCAGGAGACCCGCGACCAGGCGCTCTCCCGGGATGACTGGCGCCAATTCTGTGGCGTAGTGGGGCCGACGCGTGGCGGCTATGCCCGCCTCGAGATCCACCACAAAGAGCGCAATCCCGACCACATGGAGGAACACGACCTGAAGAATCTGGTGACGCTGTGCCGGCACTGCCACGGCTGGTTCCACCGGAAGCCCACGGCCGACGATGTCGAGACCGAGCCCTGCCTGCCGACCGGCCAGAACTGCTCCCGCAGGATTTCGAGATCCTGGGCTATCTCGAACAGGATGGCCCCGCCTCGACCAGCGAGATAG